One region of Caldimonas thermodepolymerans genomic DNA includes:
- the rpoC gene encoding DNA-directed RNA polymerase subunit beta' — protein MKGLLDLFKQFTPDEHFDAIRIGLASPEKIRSWSFGEVKKPETINYRTFKPERDGLFCAKIFGPIKDYECLCGKYKRLKHRGVICEKCGVEVTQTKVRRERMGHIELAAPCAHIWFLKSLPSRLGLVLDMTLRDIERVLYFEAYVVVDPGMTPLKKYSIMSEDDYESKRAEYGDEFVAMMGAEGIKKLLEDMDIDAEIEKLRNDMTGSELKIKKNSKRLKVLEAFKKSGIKPQWMIMEVLPVLPPDLRPLVPLDGGRFATSDLNDLYRRVINRNNRLARLLELKAPEIIVRNEKRMLQEAVDSLLDNGRRGKAMTGANKRALKSLADMIKGKSGRFRQNLLGKRVDYSGRSVITVGPTLKLHQCGLPKLMALELFKPFIFSKLEQMGIATTIKAAKKEVEAQTPVVWDILEEVIKEHPVLLNRAPTLHRLGIQAFEPVLIEGKAIQLHPLVCAAFNADFDGDQMAVHVPLSLEAQMEARALMLASNNVLFPANGEPSIVPSQDVVLGLYYATRERINGKGEGMVFADVAEVQRALDNGVVELTAKISVRLTEYAKDKATGQFIPETKLVETTAGRALLSEILPKGLPFALINKALKKKEISKLINASFRRCGLKETVVFADKLLQSGFRLATRAGISIAIDDMLVPREKQVLIERAEQEVKEIQQQYVSGLVTAGERYNKVVDIWGKTSDEVGKVMMAQLAKEKVVDRHGKEVEQESFNSIYMMADSGARGSAAQIRQLAGMRGLMAKPDGSIIETPITANFREGLNVLQYFNSTHGARKGLADTALKTANSGYLTRRLVDVTQDLVVTEEDCGTEHGFAMRALVEGGEVIESLRDRILGRVAATEVLHPETQEVIIPAGTMLDEDALDLIEQAGVDEVKVRTPLTCNTRFGLCAKCYGRDLGRGGLVNVGEAVGVIAAQSIGEPGTQLTMRTFHIGGAATRAAVASSVEAKSDGIIGFNATMRYVTNGKGELVVIARSGEIIISDPHGRERERHKVPYGATLNVKADQQVKAGTILANWDPLTRPIITEFAGRAKFENVEEGVTVAKQVDEVTGLSTLVVIDPKRRGAAKVVRPQVKLVDAQGNEVKIPGTDHSVTIGFPVGALIQVRDGQELAPGEVLARIPVEGQKTRDITGGLPRVAELFEARSPKDKGILAEVTGTVSFGKETKGKVRLQITDPDGKVWEELVPKEKNILVHEGQVVNKGELIVDGPADPQDILRLLGIEELARYIVDEVQDVYRLQGVKINDKHIEVIVRQMLRRVQIVNPGDSHYIAGEQVERSELFDTNDKLRAEGKVPATYSDVLLGITKASLSTDSFISAASFQETTRVLTEAAIMGKRDELRGLKENVIVGRLIPAGTGLAYHQARKAKEEMDEQERRAIAMQEAEEMAALQLAQADSDDESNPPAGE, from the coding sequence ATGAAAGGCTTGCTGGACCTTTTCAAGCAGTTCACGCCGGATGAGCACTTCGATGCGATCCGCATCGGGCTGGCTTCGCCCGAGAAGATCCGCTCGTGGTCGTTCGGTGAAGTGAAGAAGCCCGAGACGATCAACTACCGCACGTTCAAGCCGGAGCGCGATGGCCTGTTCTGCGCCAAGATCTTCGGCCCGATCAAGGACTACGAGTGCCTGTGCGGCAAGTACAAGCGCCTGAAGCACCGCGGCGTGATCTGCGAGAAGTGCGGCGTCGAGGTCACCCAGACCAAGGTGCGCCGTGAGCGCATGGGCCACATCGAGCTGGCCGCGCCGTGCGCGCACATCTGGTTCCTGAAGTCGCTGCCGTCGCGCCTGGGCCTGGTGCTCGACATGACGCTGCGCGACATCGAGCGCGTGCTGTACTTCGAGGCCTATGTCGTGGTCGACCCCGGCATGACGCCGCTGAAGAAGTACTCGATCATGTCCGAGGACGACTACGAGTCCAAGCGTGCCGAGTACGGCGACGAGTTCGTCGCGATGATGGGCGCCGAAGGCATCAAGAAGCTGCTGGAGGACATGGACATCGATGCGGAGATCGAGAAGCTCCGCAACGACATGACCGGCTCCGAGCTGAAGATCAAGAAGAACTCCAAGCGTCTGAAGGTGCTGGAAGCCTTCAAGAAGTCGGGCATCAAGCCGCAGTGGATGATCATGGAGGTGCTGCCGGTGCTGCCGCCGGACCTGCGCCCGCTGGTCCCGCTGGACGGTGGCCGCTTCGCGACCTCCGACCTCAACGACCTGTACCGCCGCGTCATCAACCGCAACAACCGCCTGGCGCGGCTGCTCGAGCTGAAGGCGCCCGAGATCATCGTGCGCAACGAGAAGCGCATGCTGCAGGAGGCGGTGGACTCGCTGCTGGACAACGGCCGTCGCGGCAAGGCGATGACCGGTGCCAACAAGCGTGCGCTGAAGTCGCTGGCCGACATGATCAAGGGCAAGAGCGGCCGCTTCCGCCAGAACCTGCTGGGCAAGCGCGTCGACTACTCGGGCCGTTCGGTCATCACGGTGGGCCCGACGCTCAAGCTGCACCAGTGCGGCCTGCCCAAGCTGATGGCGCTGGAGCTGTTCAAGCCGTTCATCTTCTCGAAGCTCGAGCAGATGGGCATCGCCACCACGATCAAGGCGGCCAAGAAGGAAGTCGAGGCCCAGACGCCGGTGGTGTGGGACATCCTGGAAGAGGTGATCAAGGAGCACCCCGTCCTGCTGAACCGCGCCCCGACGCTGCACCGCCTGGGCATCCAGGCGTTCGAGCCGGTGCTGATCGAAGGCAAGGCCATCCAGCTGCACCCGCTGGTGTGCGCGGCGTTCAACGCCGACTTCGACGGCGACCAGATGGCCGTCCACGTGCCGCTGTCGCTCGAGGCCCAGATGGAAGCCCGCGCGCTGATGCTGGCCTCCAACAACGTGCTGTTCCCGGCCAACGGCGAGCCCTCCATCGTGCCGTCGCAGGACGTGGTGCTGGGCCTGTACTACGCCACCCGCGAGCGCATCAACGGCAAGGGTGAAGGCATGGTCTTTGCCGACGTGGCCGAGGTGCAGCGTGCGCTGGACAACGGAGTGGTCGAGCTGACCGCCAAGATCAGCGTGCGCCTGACCGAGTACGCCAAGGACAAGGCCACCGGCCAGTTCATCCCCGAGACCAAGCTGGTCGAGACCACCGCCGGCCGGGCGCTGCTGTCGGAGATCCTGCCCAAGGGGCTGCCCTTCGCGCTGATCAACAAGGCGCTGAAGAAGAAGGAGATCTCCAAGCTGATCAACGCCTCCTTCCGCCGTTGCGGCCTGAAGGAAACGGTGGTGTTCGCCGACAAGCTGCTGCAGTCGGGCTTCCGCCTGGCCACCCGCGCCGGCATCTCGATCGCCATCGACGACATGCTGGTGCCGAGGGAGAAGCAGGTCCTGATCGAGCGCGCCGAGCAGGAGGTCAAGGAGATCCAGCAGCAGTACGTCTCGGGTCTCGTGACCGCCGGCGAGCGCTACAACAAGGTCGTCGACATCTGGGGCAAGACCAGTGACGAGGTGGGCAAGGTCATGATGGCCCAGCTCGCCAAGGAGAAGGTCGTCGACCGCCACGGCAAGGAAGTCGAGCAGGAGTCGTTCAACTCCATCTACATGATGGCCGACTCCGGCGCCCGTGGTAGCGCGGCGCAGATCCGCCAGCTGGCCGGCATGCGCGGCCTGATGGCCAAGCCGGACGGCTCGATCATCGAGACGCCGATCACGGCGAACTTCCGCGAAGGCCTGAACGTGCTGCAGTACTTCAACTCCACGCACGGCGCCCGCAAGGGCCTGGCCGACACGGCGCTGAAGACGGCGAACTCGGGTTACCTGACGCGCCGCCTGGTCGACGTGACGCAGGACCTGGTCGTCACCGAGGAGGATTGCGGCACCGAACACGGCTTCGCGATGCGCGCGCTGGTCGAGGGCGGTGAAGTCATCGAATCGCTGCGCGACCGCATCCTGGGCCGCGTGGCCGCCACCGAGGTGCTGCACCCCGAGACGCAGGAAGTCATCATCCCGGCCGGCACCATGCTGGACGAGGATGCGCTGGACCTGATCGAGCAGGCCGGCGTCGACGAGGTCAAGGTGCGCACGCCGCTGACCTGCAACACGCGCTTCGGCCTGTGCGCCAAGTGCTACGGCCGTGACCTGGGCCGCGGCGGCCTGGTCAACGTCGGCGAGGCGGTGGGCGTGATCGCCGCCCAGTCGATCGGCGAGCCGGGCACGCAGCTGACGATGCGGACCTTCCACATCGGCGGCGCGGCCACGCGTGCGGCGGTGGCCTCGAGCGTCGAGGCCAAGTCCGACGGCATCATCGGCTTCAACGCCACGATGCGCTACGTGACCAACGGCAAGGGCGAGCTGGTGGTGATTGCCCGCTCCGGCGAGATCATCATCTCCGACCCGCACGGCCGCGAGCGCGAGCGCCACAAGGTGCCGTACGGTGCGACGCTGAACGTCAAGGCCGACCAGCAGGTCAAGGCCGGCACCATCCTGGCCAACTGGGACCCGCTGACCCGCCCGATCATCACGGAATTCGCCGGCCGCGCGAAGTTCGAGAACGTCGAGGAAGGCGTGACCGTGGCCAAGCAGGTCGACGAGGTCACCGGCCTGTCGACGCTGGTGGTCATCGACCCGAAGCGCCGCGGTGCCGCCAAGGTGGTGCGTCCGCAGGTCAAGCTGGTCGACGCGCAGGGCAACGAGGTCAAGATCCCCGGCACCGACCACTCGGTGACCATCGGTTTCCCGGTCGGCGCCCTGATCCAGGTGCGCGACGGCCAGGAGCTGGCCCCGGGCGAGGTGCTGGCCCGCATCCCGGTCGAAGGCCAGAAGACCCGCGACATCACGGGCGGTCTGCCGCGCGTGGCGGAGCTGTTCGAAGCCCGTTCGCCGAAGGACAAGGGCATCCTGGCGGAAGTCACCGGCACGGTGTCGTTCGGCAAGGAGACCAAGGGCAAGGTGCGCCTGCAAATCACCGACCCGGACGGCAAGGTCTGGGAAGAACTCGTGCCGAAGGAAAAGAACATCCTGGTGCACGAGGGCCAGGTGGTGAACAAGGGCGAGCTGATCGTCGACGGTCCGGCCGATCCGCAGGACATCCTGCGCCTGCTGGGCATCGAGGAACTGGCCCGCTACATCGTCGACGAGGTGCAGGACGTCTACCGCCTGCAGGGCGTGAAGATCAACGACAAGCACATCGAGGTGATCGTTCGCCAGATGCTGCGTCGCGTGCAGATCGTCAACCCGGGCGACAGCCACTACATCGCCGGCGAGCAGGTCGAGCGCTCCGAGCTCTTCGACACCAACGACAAGCTGCGTGCCGAGGGCAAGGTGCCCGCGACCTACTCCGACGTGCTGCTGGGCATCACCAAGGCCTCGCTGTCGACCGACTCGTTCATCTCGGCCGCGTCCTTCCAGGAGACGACCCGGGTGCTCACCGAGGCGGCCATCATGGGCAAGCGCGACGAGCTGCGCGGCCTGAAGGAGAACGTCATCGTGGGGCGCCTGATCCCGGCCGGTACCGGTCTCGCCTACCACCAGGCCCGCAAGGCCAAGGAGGAAATGGACGAGCAGGAGCGCCGTGCCATCGCGATGCAGGAAGCCGAGGAAATGGCGGCCCTGCAGCTGGCCCAGGCCGACAGCGACGACGAGTCCAACCCGCCTGCGGGCGAGTGA